A stretch of the Flavobacterium aquiphilum genome encodes the following:
- a CDS encoding M16 family metallopeptidase has protein sequence MKKPFLSVLFVFFLVINLFAQEPTFVTSVEGIKEYNLPNGLKILLIPDAAQSNVIVNIVYGVGSRHEGYGESGMAHLLEHMMFKRSSKFTDIKKTIADKGATANGTTYYDRTNYYEALPATDENLKWALEMEADRMVTSAILQTDLNTEFSVVRNEFEMGENDPSGVLNDRILSTAYLWHNYGKSTIGSKEDIERVPASRLKVFYQKYYQPNNATLIVGGKFDEKKTLSWIKEYFAPIPKSKTEIEKTYTVEPVQDGERFVELKRNGDLQYIGMAYHTPSYSDKEFAANDALISILTNNPSGVLYKALVENKLSTNVYGYTLTMKDPGFSYFGCDVAKDKDINVVQKAFLETMNNVPNMTFTEEDLKRAKNELLKQFENTYNKTLNLTVAMTEFIGAGDWRLFFINRDNIEALTVADIQNAAKKYYLQSNRTWGRFIPEKTSERTKVNDTPDIAALVNGYKGKAMEVNTGTFEASVANIMKSTEEGKLTSGGRYALLEKPTKGNKIEGRLLLRMGDEKSLSQKSMIAELTASMLKLGTKTRSKKDINDQLDQYKINLSTQATVDGLYVRISTDKANLSNALNLVQDILKNPSFDPAEFEKLKLETKSGLESQRNEPQAVASQELVKTISLYPKTHPYYSETIDESLATLNKITIDDIKNFYNTFYGGSNSIASFVGGIDKEVIKKFLSSTLDNWSSKVAYKRIPTQYFDVKSSEKTIQINDKANAVLFGKINLNVGEKNPDYPALEMANELLGGGSFLSSRIPQRLRETEGLSYGAGSYIQVNAIDPTGNWGVYAFYNPTMKEKLTTALNDEIQKAISKGFTKEEFDSSLKSWLQNRQTMLGTDEFIVRELRENMDLGKTFKDYEDFETKVKNLDVQKINSVLVKYFDPKKLVIINAGDFVKK, from the coding sequence ATGAAAAAACCATTTCTTTCTGTGTTATTTGTTTTCTTTTTAGTAATCAATCTATTTGCCCAAGAACCTACTTTTGTCACTTCAGTTGAAGGAATAAAAGAATATAACTTGCCAAATGGACTGAAAATTTTGCTAATCCCAGATGCCGCGCAATCCAACGTAATTGTAAATATTGTTTATGGCGTAGGTTCCCGTCATGAAGGATATGGAGAATCGGGTATGGCTCACTTACTGGAACATATGATGTTCAAGCGTTCCTCAAAATTTACAGACATCAAAAAAACAATTGCCGATAAAGGTGCAACAGCAAACGGAACAACCTACTATGACCGCACCAATTATTACGAAGCTTTACCTGCAACTGATGAAAATTTAAAATGGGCGCTTGAAATGGAAGCAGATAGAATGGTGACTTCGGCCATCCTTCAAACCGATTTGAATACGGAATTCAGTGTGGTCCGAAATGAGTTTGAAATGGGGGAAAATGATCCATCAGGAGTATTAAATGATCGTATCCTTTCTACAGCTTATTTATGGCATAATTATGGAAAATCAACCATAGGAAGTAAAGAAGATATTGAACGCGTTCCAGCCAGCCGTCTTAAAGTTTTTTATCAAAAATACTATCAACCTAATAATGCCACATTGATTGTAGGAGGAAAATTTGATGAGAAAAAAACCCTTTCCTGGATTAAAGAATACTTTGCCCCAATTCCAAAATCAAAAACTGAAATTGAAAAAACATATACGGTCGAACCAGTTCAAGACGGTGAGCGTTTTGTCGAACTCAAAAGAAATGGTGACCTTCAGTACATTGGTATGGCCTACCATACTCCAAGCTACTCTGACAAAGAATTTGCTGCTAACGATGCTTTGATTTCGATCTTAACTAATAATCCTTCGGGAGTTTTGTATAAAGCATTGGTAGAAAATAAATTATCAACTAATGTTTACGGATATACACTGACAATGAAAGATCCCGGATTCAGCTATTTTGGTTGTGATGTTGCCAAAGACAAAGATATCAATGTCGTTCAAAAAGCCTTTTTGGAAACCATGAACAATGTTCCTAATATGACTTTTACAGAAGAAGACTTAAAACGTGCTAAAAACGAACTATTAAAACAATTTGAAAACACGTATAACAAAACGCTTAACCTTACAGTAGCTATGACCGAATTCATCGGTGCTGGTGATTGGCGTTTGTTTTTTATAAACAGAGACAATATCGAAGCTTTGACAGTTGCCGATATACAAAATGCTGCCAAAAAATACTATTTACAAAGTAACAGAACCTGGGGGCGTTTCATTCCTGAAAAAACAAGCGAAAGAACAAAAGTAAATGACACCCCAGATATTGCAGCTCTTGTAAATGGTTATAAAGGAAAAGCAATGGAAGTCAATACAGGTACTTTTGAAGCTAGTGTTGCCAATATTATGAAATCTACTGAAGAAGGAAAATTAACCTCCGGAGGAAGATACGCTCTATTAGAAAAACCTACAAAAGGAAATAAAATCGAAGGACGACTATTGTTAAGAATGGGAGATGAAAAATCATTGAGCCAAAAATCAATGATTGCAGAATTAACAGCAAGTATGTTAAAATTAGGTACTAAAACCAGAAGCAAAAAAGACATCAACGATCAACTTGACCAATATAAAATTAACCTTAGCACACAAGCAACTGTAGATGGTTTATATGTGAGAATTAGTACCGATAAAGCTAATTTGAGTAATGCTTTAAACTTGGTTCAAGATATTTTAAAAAACCCTTCTTTTGATCCAGCTGAATTTGAAAAATTGAAATTGGAAACCAAAAGCGGATTAGAATCACAAAGAAACGAGCCACAGGCGGTTGCCAGTCAAGAATTGGTAAAAACAATCTCATTGTATCCAAAAACCCATCCTTACTACTCGGAAACAATCGATGAAAGTTTAGCAACCTTGAACAAGATTACGATTGATGACATTAAAAACTTTTACAATACTTTTTATGGCGGATCTAACAGTATAGCGTCATTTGTTGGAGGAATTGACAAAGAGGTTATCAAAAAATTCTTGAGCAGTACTCTTGATAACTGGAGTTCAAAAGTTGCCTACAAAAGAATTCCGACACAATATTTTGACGTAAAATCAAGCGAAAAAACCATTCAGATAAATGACAAAGCAAATGCTGTTTTATTTGGAAAAATAAATTTAAACGTTGGTGAAAAAAATCCGGATTACCCAGCCTTGGAAATGGCAAATGAATTATTGGGTGGAGGATCATTCCTTTCTTCCAGAATTCCGCAACGCTTACGTGAAACTGAAGGATTGAGCTATGGAGCCGGTTCATATATACAAGTTAATGCCATTGACCCTACAGGAAATTGGGGAGTTTATGCCTTTTACAACCCTACAATGAAGGAAAAACTAACAACAGCCCTTAATGATGAAATTCAAAAAGCAATCAGCAAAGGTTTCACCAAGGAAGAATTTGACAGTTCATTAAAATCTTGGTTGCAAAACAGACAAACAATGCTTGGAACTGATGAATTCATTGTTCGTGAACTAAGAGAAAATATGGATTTGGGCAAGACTTTTAAAGACTATGAAGATTTTGAAACCAAAGTAAAAAACTTGGATGTTCAAAAAATAAACAGTGTTTTGGTTAAGTATTTCGATCCTAAGAAACTAGTGATTATTAATGCCGGAGATTTTGTAAAAAAATAG
- a CDS encoding PEP/pyruvate-binding domain-containing protein, protein MSKYNHILFFNQIDITQIGKVGGKNASLGEMYNQLTPMGVAIPNGFALTANGYRLFIKKNNLVKQLDELLLKLDRINYSNLSVIGEQARNLILSAVIPDEIKEELNKAYQFLCEQCGKDNLDVAVRSSATAEDLPTASFAGQMQSFLNISGTEQLMAAMHRCFVSLYTDRAIKYRIDMGFDKFDIAISVGVQQMVRSDKASSGVAFTIDPDSGFENTIIINGSWGLGENIVQGSITPDEWMVLNLL, encoded by the coding sequence ATGTCAAAATACAATCATATACTTTTCTTTAATCAAATTGATATAACACAAATAGGGAAAGTTGGTGGAAAAAACGCTTCACTTGGAGAAATGTATAACCAACTTACCCCCATGGGGGTTGCCATTCCCAACGGTTTTGCTCTTACAGCAAATGGATACCGTTTATTTATCAAAAAAAATAATTTAGTTAAACAACTTGACGAATTATTATTAAAATTAGACAGAATAAATTACTCTAATCTTTCTGTCATTGGAGAACAAGCAAGAAACTTGATTTTATCGGCAGTAATTCCGGATGAAATTAAAGAAGAGTTAAACAAAGCTTACCAATTCCTTTGTGAACAATGCGGAAAAGACAATCTTGATGTAGCAGTACGTAGTAGTGCAACTGCAGAAGATTTGCCTACAGCAAGTTTTGCGGGGCAGATGCAATCCTTTTTAAATATCAGTGGGACAGAGCAATTGATGGCCGCCATGCACCGTTGTTTTGTTTCTTTATATACAGACAGAGCCATAAAATATAGAATTGATATGGGTTTCGATAAATTCGACATCGCCATTTCGGTCGGAGTTCAACAAATGGTGCGCAGCGATAAAGCGTCTTCCGGTGTAGCGTTTACAATTGACCCTGATTCTGGTTTCGAAAACACAATCATCATTAATGGCTCTTGGGGATTAGGTGAAAATATCGTGCAAGGTAGCATTACTCCGGATGAATGGATGGTTTTAAACCTACTTTAG
- the ppsA gene encoding phosphoenolpyruvate synthase: protein MDGFKPTLEKQNLNPILKRNCGRKEFTMIYSDNSEKLTVENTIVNTETSLDKQNQFTLNDTEVIQLSQWCNKIEKHYKKAMDIEWAKDGFTNKLYIVQARPETIHGKINKKVREVYKLKEKGNLLVKGIALGDKIISGKARILNSPQEGNLLLDGEIIVTDLTNPDWDPIMKKAAAIITNKGGRTSHAAIVARELGTVAVVGCGNATSIIKNGQEITVSCAEGKEGNIYDGFLKWEVREQDFSKLEMPKTDPMLILADPERAFELSYYPNQGVGLMRMEFAISNTIKIHPLALCEPEKVVDENVNSTIKELIKDYNDPKKYFVDELAKAVSIVAAAFYPKDVIVRMSDFKSNEYRNLIGGQYFEPDEENPMIGFRGASRYYSDFYRKGFALECEAMKKVRNEMGLTNVKLMIPFCRTVEEGKMVLAEMEKNGLVQGANDLEVYVMVEIPSNVLMAEEFAKLFDGFSIGSNDLTQLTLGLDRDSALVSYLFSEENPAVKYLIKQTILVARKMDIKVGLCGQAPSDIPAFAKFLVEEGIDSISFNPDALIRGIENILDAEKMPLDKSNVSIA, encoded by the coding sequence ATGGATGGTTTTAAACCTACTTTAGAAAAACAAAATTTAAACCCCATTTTAAAAAGAAATTGTGGCAGAAAAGAATTTACCATGATTTATTCGGATAATTCCGAAAAGCTAACAGTTGAAAATACGATTGTAAATACTGAAACTTCATTGGATAAACAAAACCAATTTACCCTAAACGATACTGAAGTGATTCAGCTTTCCCAATGGTGTAATAAAATAGAAAAGCATTATAAAAAAGCGATGGATATTGAGTGGGCCAAAGATGGATTTACCAATAAACTCTATATCGTTCAGGCGCGTCCGGAAACGATTCATGGAAAAATAAATAAAAAAGTCCGGGAAGTTTATAAACTAAAAGAAAAAGGAAATCTTTTGGTAAAAGGAATTGCATTAGGAGACAAAATAATTTCCGGTAAAGCGCGAATCCTAAATAGTCCACAAGAGGGGAACCTATTGCTGGACGGCGAAATTATAGTAACCGATTTGACAAATCCTGATTGGGATCCCATAATGAAAAAAGCTGCGGCAATTATTACCAATAAAGGTGGTCGTACAAGCCATGCCGCCATTGTCGCTAGGGAATTGGGAACTGTTGCGGTAGTTGGATGTGGCAATGCCACTTCAATCATAAAAAATGGTCAGGAAATTACAGTTTCCTGTGCCGAAGGAAAAGAGGGGAACATTTATGATGGCTTTTTGAAATGGGAAGTGCGAGAGCAAGATTTTAGTAAACTTGAAATGCCAAAAACGGATCCTATGTTAATATTGGCCGATCCGGAAAGGGCTTTCGAGTTGAGTTACTATCCCAATCAAGGTGTTGGTCTCATGCGAATGGAGTTTGCTATTTCCAATACGATCAAAATTCATCCGCTGGCTTTGTGTGAACCAGAAAAAGTGGTTGATGAAAACGTTAATTCAACTATAAAAGAATTGATCAAAGATTATAATGATCCTAAAAAATATTTTGTGGATGAATTAGCCAAAGCGGTATCTATTGTGGCTGCTGCTTTCTATCCAAAGGATGTCATTGTAAGGATGAGTGATTTCAAAAGTAATGAATACCGAAACCTTATTGGCGGACAATATTTTGAACCCGATGAAGAAAACCCAATGATCGGTTTTCGAGGAGCTTCCCGTTATTACAGTGATTTTTATCGAAAAGGATTTGCTTTAGAATGCGAAGCCATGAAAAAAGTGCGTAATGAAATGGGCCTTACCAATGTGAAATTGATGATTCCTTTCTGCAGAACAGTTGAAGAAGGAAAAATGGTGTTGGCAGAAATGGAAAAAAATGGTTTGGTGCAAGGCGCCAATGATTTAGAGGTGTATGTTATGGTTGAAATTCCGAGTAATGTTTTGATGGCGGAGGAATTTGCAAAACTGTTTGATGGATTTTCTATTGGTTCCAATGATTTAACGCAACTGACTTTAGGTTTGGATCGGGATTCAGCGTTAGTGAGCTATTTGTTTAGCGAAGAAAATCCGGCGGTGAAATATTTGATAAAACAAACTATTCTGGTAGCTAGAAAAATGGATATAAAAGTTGGACTTTGTGGTCAGGCACCTAGTGATATCCCCGCTTTTGCTAAGTTCTTGGTAGAGGAAGGAATCGACAGCATTTCATTTAATCCGGATGCGTTGATTAGGGGAATTGAAAATATTTTGGATGCCGAAAAAATGCCTCTTGATAAATCAAATGTTAGTATAGCCTAA
- the fdhF gene encoding formate dehydrogenase subunit alpha, with the protein MPSVKIDKRLFSFVEGTTILELLQNNAIKIPALCQDRRISPSSVCRSCLVKINGDSHWQPSCSTLLSEGMVIETTSKEIEDYRKEILGMMAKNYPQAALKEFPEKEFHYWLNRYSIKGELSIRAKKVKDVSHPYIQVDASQCIKCERCIRICEELQGQFVWHMSKRGDQEQIVSDSNGLFGQSSCVSCGACADTCPTGAIEDKNRILYGIQEKTTRSVCAYCGVGCEINVEIKNEKIIGIHPVLESPVSKGHLCVKGRYAWNYNYVEDRIKHPMIRKNGEWEKVSWDEAFTFCSEKFKMISTEFGSDSIGIIGSARATNEENYLIQKFARAVIGTNNVENCARVCHQPTAKAMSMMLGTGAATNSYDDIEKAKTILVSGSNTTKSHPIVGARIKQAVLNGTNLIVIDPRKIELSKYAKYHLQLKAGTNIPLFNAMANVIVNEGLFDEKYIKNRVEGWEAFKKFISAWTPERAVKICQVPEQLIRDAARLFATASPSMCFHGLGLTEHTQGTESVMALVNLALITGNMGKPGSGINPLRGQNNVQGAAVMGCEPGSYTGLVSVTKERERFEKLWNTNLPDKKGLTLPEMIDTAALGHLKAMWIVGFDVYFTMPDASHTEKAFNNLDLLIVQDMFMTETAKRFANVFLPIASSFEKDGTFMNSERRIQRIRKVIPAPDNVKTDWEIVCALAEKMNKKELFNYTSAEEIWNEIRQAWKAVYGITYQRMENDGLQWPCPDENHLGTKILHEKNFPIGDKANLAEVDFVPTLEQTSGLYPFILVTGRELYHFNSGTMTYRTANKDINPSDFLHIHPEDAICIKIKEGNKAKILSKYGTAFLKVKIDDSVRKGECFATFNNSEVFINKITGSFRDNYVQTPEYKVTAVRIEKIK; encoded by the coding sequence ATGCCTTCTGTAAAAATAGATAAACGTCTTTTTTCCTTTGTCGAAGGAACAACCATTCTAGAATTGTTGCAAAACAATGCTATTAAAATTCCTGCGTTATGTCAGGATAGACGAATTTCTCCCTCATCGGTTTGTCGTAGCTGTCTTGTAAAAATAAATGGTGATTCACATTGGCAGCCATCCTGTAGCACCTTGCTTTCCGAGGGTATGGTAATCGAAACGACTTCAAAGGAAATCGAGGATTACAGAAAAGAGATTCTTGGTATGATGGCTAAAAATTACCCGCAAGCAGCTCTAAAAGAATTTCCTGAAAAAGAGTTTCATTATTGGTTGAATCGCTACAGTATAAAAGGAGAATTATCGATTAGAGCCAAAAAAGTAAAGGACGTTTCTCATCCCTATATCCAAGTCGATGCCTCGCAATGTATTAAGTGCGAGCGATGCATCAGAATATGTGAGGAATTGCAAGGGCAGTTTGTATGGCATATGTCAAAGAGAGGAGACCAGGAACAAATTGTCTCTGATTCCAATGGCTTATTTGGACAGAGTTCCTGCGTTAGTTGTGGTGCATGCGCAGACACTTGCCCAACGGGTGCTATCGAAGATAAGAATAGAATTTTGTATGGCATTCAGGAAAAAACGACTCGTTCTGTTTGTGCTTATTGTGGTGTTGGATGCGAGATAAATGTTGAAATCAAAAACGAAAAAATCATAGGGATTCATCCTGTTTTGGAATCTCCCGTTAGTAAGGGACATCTTTGTGTGAAAGGACGATATGCGTGGAATTATAATTATGTTGAAGATCGTATAAAGCATCCCATGATTCGAAAAAATGGAGAATGGGAAAAGGTTTCCTGGGACGAAGCTTTTACATTTTGTTCAGAGAAATTTAAAATGATTTCTACTGAGTTCGGTTCAGACAGTATTGGTATTATTGGTTCAGCCCGAGCGACAAACGAAGAAAATTACCTGATACAAAAATTTGCAAGAGCCGTTATCGGAACAAATAATGTAGAAAATTGCGCAAGGGTTTGCCATCAGCCTACTGCTAAAGCGATGAGTATGATGTTGGGAACCGGCGCCGCAACGAATTCGTATGATGATATTGAGAAAGCCAAAACAATTCTCGTTTCGGGAAGTAATACCACCAAAAGTCATCCTATAGTTGGGGCAAGAATCAAACAGGCCGTGTTGAATGGAACCAATTTGATTGTAATCGATCCTCGAAAAATTGAACTCTCAAAATATGCAAAATACCATTTGCAGTTAAAAGCAGGGACTAATATTCCGCTGTTTAATGCTATGGCAAATGTTATTGTAAATGAAGGATTGTTTGATGAAAAATATATAAAAAACCGGGTGGAAGGTTGGGAGGCCTTCAAAAAATTTATCAGTGCATGGACACCTGAGCGAGCTGTCAAAATATGTCAGGTTCCGGAACAGCTAATTCGGGATGCGGCTCGTTTATTTGCGACAGCGTCTCCATCAATGTGTTTTCACGGACTTGGATTAACGGAGCATACACAAGGAACCGAGTCGGTAATGGCTTTGGTAAATCTGGCGTTGATTACAGGAAATATGGGAAAACCCGGGTCTGGAATTAATCCCTTGCGAGGACAAAATAATGTACAAGGTGCGGCCGTAATGGGTTGCGAACCGGGTTCTTACACGGGACTTGTTTCCGTGACGAAAGAGAGAGAACGGTTCGAAAAACTTTGGAATACCAATTTGCCTGATAAAAAAGGGCTTACGCTTCCTGAAATGATTGATACTGCGGCATTGGGTCATCTCAAGGCGATGTGGATTGTTGGTTTCGATGTGTATTTTACTATGCCCGATGCAAGTCATACCGAAAAAGCGTTCAATAATCTGGATCTACTTATTGTGCAAGATATGTTTATGACCGAAACTGCAAAACGATTTGCCAATGTGTTTCTGCCTATTGCTTCTTCATTTGAAAAGGACGGCACTTTCATGAACTCCGAAAGAAGAATTCAAAGAATCAGAAAAGTGATTCCTGCTCCCGATAATGTAAAAACGGATTGGGAAATTGTATGTGCATTGGCCGAGAAAATGAATAAAAAAGAGTTATTCAACTATACATCAGCCGAAGAAATTTGGAATGAAATAAGACAGGCATGGAAAGCAGTTTACGGAATTACCTATCAGCGAATGGAAAACGACGGTTTGCAATGGCCTTGTCCTGACGAAAATCATCTCGGTACCAAAATTCTTCATGAAAAAAACTTCCCAATTGGGGATAAGGCAAATCTTGCCGAAGTGGATTTTGTTCCTACACTTGAGCAAACCTCAGGATTATATCCTTTTATCCTGGTTACGGGAAGGGAATTGTACCATTTTAATTCAGGGACAATGACTTATAGAACAGCCAATAAAGACATTAATCCTTCCGATTTTCTTCACATTCATCCCGAAGATGCCATTTGCATAAAAATAAAAGAAGGGAATAAGGCTAAAATTTTAAGCAAATATGGAACAGCATTTTTGAAAGTTAAAATTGATGACAGTGTTCGAAAAGGGGAATGCTTTGCGACTTTCAATAATTCAGAAGTGTTTATAAATAAAATAACAGGATCTTTTAGGGATAATTATGTACAAACGCCTGAATATAAGGTAACGGCTGTAAGGATAGAAAAAATAAAGTAG
- a CDS encoding acyl carrier protein — protein sequence MISVKNNIDHHLSDYEKVPASFSWNKIASDREPPTLKPNENISERLRIDSFDALQFIIALNEKLGIEIPEKDYGKTNIY from the coding sequence ATGATTTCAGTCAAAAATAATATAGATCATCATCTTTCGGATTATGAAAAAGTCCCGGCTTCTTTTTCATGGAATAAAATAGCATCAGATAGAGAACCTCCAACATTGAAGCCTAATGAGAATATTAGTGAAAGACTAAGGATAGATTCGTTTGATGCTTTACAATTTATTATAGCTCTAAACGAAAAATTGGGAATTGAAATTCCTGAGAAAGATTATGGAAAAACAAATATTTATTAG
- a CDS encoding site-2 protease family protein, translating into MKGLFKLGSVAGIGIFIHWTFVFLILFIVFVNYKHGQNSMQAVWSVLFVLCVFMTVVLHELGHALIAKSFNIKTKSITLLPIGGIARLERLPEKPSEEFFVAIAGPLVNIALALLTYFFIYIPHDSEELASQLSSGVNANNFFLNFYIVNFTLAIFNLIPAFPMDGGRILRALLALRLERSAATKIAVRFGQFIAVVFVFLGVLYNPFLILIGLFVIFSAQMEAESLIFKNLLKGYTVRNVVMKEYKTIEADEHLKNAIAIILHSEHKKFLITQDNRIVGTLNKDQIIKALSEKGDEALIFDVMDRELSYIDINTPLENIIERVYEKKSAVLLVKEKDELVGILDADNLSEFVLINSIKSKQD; encoded by the coding sequence ATGAAAGGATTGTTTAAACTTGGAAGCGTCGCAGGGATAGGTATTTTTATACATTGGACTTTTGTTTTCCTAATATTGTTTATTGTTTTTGTGAATTATAAACACGGTCAAAATTCAATGCAGGCAGTATGGTCGGTATTGTTTGTTTTGTGCGTTTTTATGACCGTTGTTTTGCATGAATTAGGCCATGCTCTTATTGCAAAAAGCTTTAATATAAAGACTAAAAGTATTACACTTTTGCCTATAGGCGGAATTGCACGGCTGGAGCGGTTACCTGAAAAACCTTCAGAAGAATTTTTCGTTGCCATTGCGGGGCCTCTTGTGAACATTGCATTGGCACTACTAACATATTTTTTTATTTACATTCCTCATGATTCTGAAGAATTGGCTTCTCAATTATCGAGTGGTGTAAACGCCAATAATTTTTTTCTAAATTTCTATATAGTAAATTTTACTTTGGCAATTTTTAATCTGATTCCTGCTTTTCCAATGGATGGCGGAAGGATTTTAAGAGCATTACTTGCTCTTAGACTGGAACGAAGTGCTGCTACTAAAATTGCTGTTCGTTTCGGTCAGTTTATTGCTGTAGTTTTTGTTTTTTTAGGCGTTCTGTATAATCCTTTTTTGATTTTGATAGGTTTGTTTGTTATTTTTTCTGCTCAGATGGAGGCAGAGTCGCTTATTTTCAAAAATTTGCTCAAGGGATATACGGTAAGGAATGTAGTTATGAAAGAGTACAAAACGATAGAAGCCGACGAACATTTAAAAAATGCAATTGCAATTATCTTGCATAGCGAACATAAGAAGTTTTTGATAACGCAAGATAATAGGATTGTGGGAACACTAAACAAAGACCAAATCATAAAGGCCCTTTCAGAAAAGGGAGATGAAGCACTTATTTTTGACGTCATGGATAGGGAATTATCCTATATTGATATAAATACACCCTTAGAAAATATAATAGAAAGAGTCTATGAAAAAAAATCAGCCGTTTTGTTAGTCAAGGAAAAAGATGAACTTGTGGGAATTTTAGATGCTGATAATTTATCGGAATTTGTTTTGATAAATTCAATAAAATCAAAACAGGATTAG
- a CDS encoding reverse transcriptase domain-containing protein, with protein MDFEQYSYTFSKEALKSGYAKQEIDRCLNYAMVLFSHNVPVIYNASHLAQLVGYKKEYLKKATLYTNNFYRNFEIVKKNGGKRLISEPLPSLKEIQLWILKNILYKIPVNPVAKAYKPNVKIIENLRFHRNQPKVLTLDLQNFFPSIKINAIQNIFRNLGYSKFISRLLAKLCTKNDELPQGAPTSPYLSNLIFKKADALIFDFCKQRKIRYTRYADDLCFSGNFDEKELLEKVIDVVEEMGFSINMVKTKLMFPNTRQTVIGVVVNEKSQVVFHKRNALRQAIYYIKKFGLNEHQEYKGIRQKNYLEHLLGKINFVLQINPKDTEFLNYKDFLIDLKKRNEQGKQVIID; from the coding sequence ATGGATTTTGAGCAATACAGTTACACTTTTTCAAAAGAAGCCTTAAAGTCAGGCTACGCTAAACAGGAAATTGATCGTTGTCTAAATTATGCAATGGTTTTATTTTCTCATAATGTTCCGGTTATCTATAATGCATCCCATTTGGCTCAGTTGGTTGGCTACAAAAAAGAATATCTAAAGAAAGCTACACTCTACACGAACAACTTCTATAGAAATTTTGAAATCGTTAAAAAGAACGGTGGTAAAAGGCTTATTTCTGAACCGTTGCCGAGTTTGAAAGAGATTCAGCTTTGGATTCTTAAAAACATATTGTATAAAATTCCCGTTAACCCTGTTGCTAAAGCCTATAAACCCAATGTGAAAATTATTGAAAACCTTAGATTTCATCGAAATCAGCCTAAGGTATTGACATTGGATCTTCAAAATTTTTTTCCTTCTATAAAAATAAATGCAATCCAAAATATCTTTCGGAATTTGGGTTATTCAAAATTTATCTCAAGATTACTGGCAAAATTATGCACCAAAAATGATGAGTTGCCGCAAGGAGCCCCTACAAGTCCTTATCTCTCTAATTTAATTTTTAAAAAGGCTGATGCTTTGATTTTTGATTTTTGCAAACAAAGAAAGATACGATATACCCGATATGCTGATGATTTGTGCTTTTCGGGTAATTTTGACGAGAAAGAACTGTTAGAAAAAGTGATTGATGTTGTAGAAGAAATGGGTTTTAGTATAAACATGGTTAAGACAAAACTTATGTTTCCCAATACAAGACAAACGGTAATAGGTGTTGTAGTCAATGAGAAATCGCAAGTAGTGTTTCATAAACGTAATGCTTTAAGGCAAGCAATCTATTATATCAAAAAATTTGGTCTCAATGAGCATCAGGAATATAAAGGCATAAGACAAAAAAATTATTTGGAGCATTTGTTGGGAAAAATAAATTTTGTGCTTCAGATAAATCCTAAAGACACTGAATTTCTTAATTACAAAGATTTTTTGATTGATTTAAAAAAGAGAAATGAACAGGGAAAACAAGTAATTATTGATTAA